The following DNA comes from Buteo buteo chromosome 7, bButBut1.hap1.1, whole genome shotgun sequence.
TCTACTGGCCTCGCCGGGTAGGAGAGGGGCCACCGCATCCAGCCGCATTTCTCACTCGGAAGCCCGTTCCTGGAGTTGGTGGCAATGCCCTATCTCTGGGCTCTGCCCTCAAACTCTTCACTACAGGAGCCCAGTTATGGGCCAGGGGAACAAGTCGGGCTGTGATCACCATCCGCCAGGCAGGGACACAGGCAGTTtgccctgcccctgcctctccccagggCAGCATCTGCCTTTGTCCCAGGGCTGGAAAAGCTTCTATTGTCCCATTCCAAAGAGCCCTTGTATGGCATTTGAGGAGCCTCTGGGGAGGGATGAGGCCCCAGTTCCACCCAGCGCAACCCTCGCTGCCATTGCTGGGGGCTAGAGAAGGAGTCAGTGCTGGCgtgggagcactgggaaaagGCAGCGGGTTAAGCggaggagagagctggggtgGTGTGATTTATTAACTGGTCCTCCAGAGAAATACAACGCTGGGGAGCTGGACCTCAACCCCTCTGCAGCAGGGGAGATAAAATCAGggctctgccctgtgccagcaTGGGGACAGGAGCTATGTCCCCAGCCAGAGCAGCAACTCGCTGTCCCCAAAGCCAGGAAGATGACATGAGCCGGTGGGAGCGGTGAGGAACCGCTCAAACCCACTCGCTACCCACCTGGCTCCGGGTGCTTCCCCTCCCACAGCCCCACAAGCGGGATCAGCCCCAGGATCGCCCCTGGATCCCGCGCCCGGTGCGATCCTTTCTCCCCCACGAAGACGGGGCCGAGGCTGCACCATCTGCTCGAGTGACCAACTTTATTACACAGCCAAGACCTGCGAGGGGGGAGTCAGGGCCGCAGCTCTCATGCAGGCTCTGcctcagctttgcttttcagcctcttctttctgtttctctccttcctcctcttcttcccgCTGGTGGTGGGGACCGAGGATGGGGTGGCCGGCGCTGGGTCCCTGCCCAAGCCCTCCCAGGCCGGGGCATCGCTCAGGATGGCGTTGGCCGCTTCCCCCAAGTCCGGCAGCGGGGCCCAGGGGTCCtgccccacagtgggatgagcGGGGGCAGCGGCTGCAGGATGGCTCGGCTCCCTGTTTTTGGAAGggcctttctttttcagacctttccccttctttttatctttcttcttccccttcctctctttcttggCTGCTTTGGGGCGGGacagcgggcgggcgggcgcgtGATGCTCCACGGGGACGGCTCCTCCACCCGCGCTGCTCCACGGGGGGCTCAGAGGGACCCCCCGAGGCCTCGCTGCCCGGTCAATCAGCTCCCCGCCGAACTCATACAGCACCGGCTCCTTGGGCACCGCGACGGCCACCGTGTTGTACGCCTTGCACCTGCAGAGAGCGGGGTGAGGCGagccccggcggggccggggaggggtgCCGGTCCCCGCGGCGGGGAGCACTCACCAGACGTAGAGGTAGGGCTCCACGCACTCCTCCTTGTAGGCGAACTCGAAGCAGGGCACCTGGATGACGTTGAAGAAGGCCTGGCCCACCACCCGCGAGGCCGTGTCGTTCACCCGCCGCAGGCACTCCTTCAACCTgccgtggggcagagctggggtgaggaggagccgggggggggggctgccagaggggctgggacccccctcCCAGGACGTAGGGATGCTGCGGGGCACGGTCGGGTGCTGGGACGCTCACCTGCGGTCACAGTCGCAGTGGCTGATGGTGTGCCAGCGCAGGTTGCGGTACCCATAGCGGGCGGTGAAGGGGTGGATGACGTGCTGGCAGTGGTCGTGGTCCCGGCAGCACCGGTCCGTGTCCCGGTGTTCCCCTGCAGGGAAGACgcggggtgcaggcagggcccGCACGCGTGGGCTGGGGCTAGATGGGGTTGGGGTCGGGGCTGCACTGGGCTAAGATTGGGATCAGAGTTGGATCGGACTGAGACAGGACTGGGATCAGGCTGGGATGGGTAGGGGCTGGGACTGGACCGGCACTTGGGTGGGGACAAGGCTGGCCCTGGGATGGGGACTGGGGCTGCACCAGCACCACAGTGGGGATGAGACTGGGACTAGGCTGGGATCGGGATGGGGACCAGGACTGGAACAGGACCAAGAGAGGGACTAGGCTGGGATCAGCCCAGGGACTGGGAGTGAACCAGGTTGGAGCAGCAGTGGGATGGAGACCAGAATGGGAGCAGGATGGACCAGGGATcaggctggggacagagggTGGATCAGAACTGGACCAGCATCAGGATGGGAACAATGTCGGGACCAGTGTGGGGACCAGGATGGGTCAGCTCTGTGATGGGGGGTAGACAGAGGCGAACTGGGACTGGACTGGCACTGGGGTGGAGACTGAACTGGGACAGACAGGGACTGAACTAGCATGGGGATGGGacggggaagggaaggggatggaatgggaagggaatgggaagggaagggaagggaaagggatgggaagggaagggaagggaagggaaagggatggaatgggaagggaaagggatggaatgggaagggaagggaaagggatggaatgggaagggaaagggatggaatgggaagggaagggaagggaaagggatggaatgggaagggaagggaagggaagggaagggaagggaagggaagggaaaggatgagatggaatgggaagggaagggacaggTAGcagcggccccgccgccctTACCCAGCTGCTCGTAGGCATCGGCGTTGCTGCCCGCTCCGCACCACAGCGTCCCGGGGTAGGTGAGCCCTCGGCGGGCGCGGGACCGTCCCGGCGGGGCCGCTCCGGGGCCGGCTGccagaaagaggaggaggaggaggaggcggcagaGCAGCCCCGGGACTCCCATGGCACCGCCGGTCACGGCGGGGCTACCGCGGCACGGAGGGGCCCGGCGAGCCGGGCTGCCGTCAGCCGCTGCCCGGAGGGGTTACCCCTCCCGGTGGGGCCGGGCCCGGTTGCTGTGGCAGCCGGTGGGGTGATGTGCCGGGGGCCGGTAACGAGGCGGCCCCGAGGCTCCCGCCCCGTGACgtgccgcccccgccccggcacggcccccggcccccggaGCGGCCCCCGACGGGGAGAACGatgctccccgccgccccggggcccgGCCCACGGATGCTCCCCACGGTCCCGCCCCACCGTGGCTTTCACAGGGGCAAGCCCCCGGTGCTTCGTGCCCAGCCGGGGCTGGCagcaaaccccccccccccctccccgggctgctCCCAGCACGGCTGCCAgggctcgcccccccccccccccctcctcgccTTGGCCACGGAGCCCCTTGGCGATCCGGACCCGGATCTGGCACGCTGGGCGGCCGTGGGAGCCAACGCTCGGCGAGACAAGACGGTGCCCGGACACCCCAACGGGGACGTGGACCACCTCGGAATGGCCCCGCGCCCCCCGAGcccccgtggcggggctgcaCCCTGAGCATCGCCCTGGTTCGCTGACCCTTGCACCCAAGGGGTGCCTCGGGCGCCGGGTCACCCGTGCTGGGGACACCCACGCGGGGTGCGAATGCCCCGGCCTCGGTGTTGCCCACCATGCAACCGCCCGGTTGGGACAGCAGAGCCCGGTGGGGGCACGTCGCTTGCCCACGGGCAAGGCTCCCGCCCTGGCACCGGCCCAGGGCCGAGCTGGCCGAGGGTGCTGGCGGGGGCCCAGCGCCACAGGGGCTGCCCCCGCTCAGCTGTCGCTGTCTGTGACGCTCCCCGTGACGGTCCCGCTCGCCTCAACCTCGCCGCCGGCACCCAGGTACGGAGCCGATTCGGGCGCGTTGGGCCCCCGGGGTGCCCGCGTGTGGGTGCGGATGGGGAGGGTGGGTGGCACCGAGTCATGGGGAGCCCTgtggggactgggaggggggaggttCACCCCCATTTCATGCTCAGTGCTTGCGGCGCCGGCGGTCCCCACGCATGGACTTGTGCCACGTCCCCGCCACCCGGGAGAAGGGCTGGTACCTGGCGCTGATGGCCCCCAACGTCAAGGGTCCCAACTACGCCTGGCTGGACCCCTCCCGGCTCTACTGTCACCCGCAAGTACCCAGTGCCTGGGGGGGATGGCACCCGTAGGGGTCCCAGGGTGGGCTGCACCTCCAcggggctgccagggcacccGGCCATGCCCACGGGCACCAGCACATGGGCTGCGGGTGCCCACGGTGGGCTGCGGGCACCCAGCACCTCCGCTCTCTCTTCCCAGGGCTTGCAGGACTGCGTGGCCGACCTGCTGCAGCCCTTCCAGGGAGACCCCATTGACATGGTGGCCGGCATTGACGCCATGGGCTTCATCCTGGGTGAGCGGGGACGCGGGTGAGCGCTGGGTCCCCATCCCTCGTCCCTGTGGGCCTGACAATGCCGTGCCCACCCCCAaggcgctgccgccgccgccataCTGCAGAAAGGTTTCCTGGCCATCCGCAAAGCCGGGCACCTCTGCGTGCAGACGCTGACGCAGCCCTACACCGACTACTCGGGCCGAGAGAAGGTGATGGAGGTCCGCACCGACGCCATCTCGCCGGGTGAGCCAGTGGGTTGCTCCCGTCGCAGGGTCCGGCTGCTGGCACGGGTACCGGGCACTCAGCCGCAGCCTTTGTCCCCTCCCAGGTCTGCGCATCCTCCTCGTGGACCAGTGGGTTGAAACTGGGGGCACCATGCGAGCGGCCATCCAGCTGGTGGAGCGGCTGGGGGGGGTCGTGGCAGGTAGGAGGGGGTGGCCAGGGCACCCCGGGggtgcacccatgggtgcagcGGGACCACCATCCCCGTACCCCACGGTGGCCAACGCTGAGCcccctccgtgtccccgcaggcGTCGCTGCCATCTGCATCGAGGACAGCGAGGGCGGGCGGTGGATCCAGGAGCACTACAAGTGTGCCCACTGCGTCCCCCCCCGCCTGCAGCCCCGCTTCGACCGCCACCAGCTCGGCTGGGACTGACGGTGGGGCTGGCACCTCACGCGACCCCTGTatcccccccgtgtcccccttCAGGGCAGGGATGTCCAGGGCATCCACCGCCCGGTTTGGCTTTCACCGTACCCAAGATGGTAACCCCTCCTTGGTGGCAGCCATCCTcccctggctccatcttctcgCCTGCCCAGGAGCCTGGGGGCCGTGCCCTGGAGCAGACCCCaacttctccccaccccccagctcCACACCTTccttaaaaagcataaaaaagattttattaagACAAATGGGAGCCCGGGGGCATCTCCCACTGCGAGCAGTACCTGGGTTTGCATAGCTAAAGGAGCCACATGggcactcctgcccgccccagCCGTGGGTGCCCGGGcaggcggggggccggggggagccggggggcagcagggacGGCTCCTCGGGGCCGGCCGGGGCCACCCTTCTTTGGTCCAGAGGTGTGAGCGTGGGGGtgggccaggggctgccccctcACTGGCAGCACTTGGGTTTCTTGCGGGGTGCCGACAGGTACAGGTCACTCTCGTTGCTGCTGATCCctggaggggcagagggagggaaggggggtgagtggggggggggcggataAGCGGGGGCACCCACGCA
Coding sequences within:
- the PROCA1 gene encoding protein PROCA1, with the protein product MGVPGLLCRLLLLLLFLAAGPGAAPPGRSRARRGLTYPGTLWCGAGSNADAYEQLGEHRDTDRCCRDHDHCQHVIHPFTARYGYRNLRWHTISHCDCDRRLKECLRRVNDTASRVVGQAFFNVIQVPCFEFAYKEECVEPYLYVWCKAYNTVAVAVPKEPVLYEFGGELIDRAARPRGVPLSPPWSSAGGGAVPVEHHAPARPLSRPKAAKKERKGKKKDKKKGKGLKKKGPSKNREPSHPAAAAPAHPTVGQDPWAPLPDLGEAANAILSDAPAWEGLGRDPAPATPSSVPTTSGKKRRKERNRKKRLKSKAEAEPA
- the LOC142033093 gene encoding adenine phosphoribosyltransferase-like isoform X1, coding for MPRPRCCPPCNRPVGTAEPGGGTSLAHGQGSRPGTGPGPSWPRVLAGAQRHRGCPRSAVAVCDAPRDGPARLNLAAGTQCLRRRRSPRMDLCHVPATREKGWYLALMAPNVKGPNYAWLDPSRLYCHPQGLQDCVADLLQPFQGDPIDMVAGIDAMGFILGAAAAAILQKGFLAIRKAGHLCVQTLTQPYTDYSGREKVMEVRTDAISPGLRILLVDQWVETGGTMRAAIQLVERLGGVVAGVAAICIEDSEGGRWIQEHYKCAHCVPPRLQPRFDRHQLGWD
- the LOC142033093 gene encoding adenine phosphoribosyltransferase-like isoform X2, encoding MPRPRCCPPCNRPVGTAEPGGGTSLAHGQGSRPGTGPGPSWPRVLAGAQRHRGCPRSAVAVCDAPRDGPARLNLAAGTQGLQDCVADLLQPFQGDPIDMVAGIDAMGFILGAAAAAILQKGFLAIRKAGHLCVQTLTQPYTDYSGREKVMEVRTDAISPGLRILLVDQWVETGGTMRAAIQLVERLGGVVAGVAAICIEDSEGGRWIQEHYKCAHCVPPRLQPRFDRHQLGWD